Proteins encoded together in one Prunus dulcis chromosome 3, ALMONDv2, whole genome shotgun sequence window:
- the LOC117622312 gene encoding cytochrome c oxidase assembly protein cox19, mitochondrial-like, which translates to MSAGGAFGGNRGLSPVPPEKGVFPLDHMHLCDLDKKEYLSCLKTSGHQSEKCRLFSKKYLECRMEKNLMAKQDMSELGFVKESNLEASGEKVTERIGN; encoded by the exons ATGAGTGcag GTGGTGCCTTTGGTGGTAATAGGGGACTGAGCCCAGTTCCTCCAGAGAAAGGTGTCTTCCCTTTGGATCATATGCATTTGTGTGACCTG GACAAAAAAGAATACCTCAGTTGTCTCAAAACTTCGGGCCACCAATCTGAAAAATGTAGGCTCTTCTCGAAAAAGTACCTGGAGTGCCGCATGGAAAA gaacttgatggCCAAACAAGACATGTCAGAACTTGGGTTTGTTAAGGAAAGTAACTTGGAGGCTTCTGGAGAGAAGGTTACTGAGAGGATTGGTAATTGA
- the LOC117621000 gene encoding uncharacterized protein LOC117621000 isoform X1 yields MALHLSPLKPHLLYHSRSIRSENRQKTLPNVHHPSRCSTKEQGNYGFSKKNHLVGLLVRCYNSSRWYSSWTSSSTACTAYSGQTSCDNGSPVAKTHYHEIEFNRVNCLEWVLHESARSFSLAVKSLELPGSGQELAMAWSGKDVHEWHKRISYQVAVYALLKTAIEVEILLSSERHYSDSSPVSDILTPKIDVVGEYIESQLNTRHSELVEWFRVVELPRIAGFFIPLLRKWSMEYAGSGVAGMVVAIGCCAAVTKLGYGRVKCPFFAFSIEDVMVELMDLSHSLVSVERLHNLATEAGFEMDFLSHFGRKVLLSNKSEEVEFWIGLAHEKLSTAFHKESVIPGKENFHDKVEADTLATLGLFAYLGRRTRLFLSRMGIKDLDELVQDFLSYLECGSLFIRPEFSSIAVYQHFMEVVTDEIGWLDFYAACPPKRSQERRKSKLHAIQAEKEIALSAVFTVCYDVFSGFAHFSRSTQQSLDTDLLDFLLHSQSLLTICLEDYWAAYDKSSSELLKITETGARRTTSFVGSIVATKLSVTMEAQQEPSTLTTSEDYQNYKPQHRLKLRKDPSSPVTETINSVEEGSATKSRHLHRNLVKKYSNKLVSTSSDVWMGTQLLFIDIMTAVELLLKQLRGDKVTRRERSKLKRTLNDITSLIPVTILMLLPVSAVGHAAMLAAIKKYIPGLIPSPYSSERLDVVKQLERIKKMEVRTRRNLEDLSSRIT; encoded by the exons ATGGCTCTCCATTTGTCTCCGCTAAAACCTCACCTCCTTTACCATTC AAGATCCATAAGATCAGAAAACAGACAAAAGACACTACCTAATGTGCATCATCCTTCAAGGTGCAGTACAAAGGAACAAGGAAACTATGGCTTTTCAAAGAAGAATCACTTAGTTGGCTTATTGGTTAGATGCTACAATTCATCAAGGTGGTATTCATCTTGGACGTCATCATCGACAGCTTGTACAGCTTATTCTGGTCAAACAAGCTGTGACAATGGTTCCCCAGTGGCTAAAACTCATTATCATGAAATCGAATTTAATCGGGTCAATTGCCTTGAATGGGTATTGCATGAATCTGCAAGGAGCTTCTCCCTTGCGGTTAAGTCACTTGAATTGCCAGGAAGTGGTCAAGAGCTTGCAATGGCATGGTCTGGGAAGGATGTACATGAATGGCATAAACGGATTTCTTATCAG GTCGCAGTTTATGCTTTGTTAAAAACAGCAATTGAAGTAGAAATTTTGCTTTCCAGTGAACGTCATTACAGTGACTCTTCGCCAGTTAGTgatat CTTGACCCCAAAGATTGATGTGGTTGGTGAATACATCGAGAGTCAATTAAACACAAGGCACTCAGAATTAGTAGAATGGTTTAGAGTGGTGGAACTACCACGTATTGCAGGATTCTTCATTCCCTTGTTGAGGAAGTGGTCTATGGAATATGCAGGAAG TGGTGTTGCAGGGATGGTTGTGGCTATAGGCTGCTGTGCAGCAGTGACTAAATTGGGATATGGCCGGGTTAAGTGCCCTTTTTTTGCGTTTTCAATTGAGGATGTAATGGTAGAGCTCATGGATCTCTCACACAGCCTTGTTTCAGTGGAAAGATTACATAACTTAGCTACTGAGGCAGGATTTGAAATGGATTTCTTGTCCCATTTTGGTAGAAAAGTTCTGCTGAGCAACAAAAGTGAAGAGGTAGAATTTTGGATTGGGTTGGCTCATGAAAAACTCTCAACAGCATTCCATAAAGAAAGTGTGATCCCAGGCAAGGAGAATTTTCATGACAAG GTTGAAGCAGATACTTTGGCTACTTTAGGACTTTTTGCATATCTTGGGAGAAGGACTAGATTATTCTTGTCAAGAATGGGCATAAAGGATCTTGATGAGCTGGTTCAGGACTTCCTTAG CTACTTGGAGTGTGGTAGCCTTTTCATACGCCCAGAGTTTTCTTCCATAGCAGTGTATCAACACTTCATGGAG GTGGTGACTGATGAAATTGGATGGCTTGATTTTTACGCTGCATGCCCTCCGAAAAGAAGTCAAGAGAGACGAAAAAGCAAACTGCATGCCATCCAGGCAGAGAAAGAGATTGCTCTATCTGCTGTGTTTACTGTATGCTATGATGTTTTCTCCGGATTTGCACACTTCAGTCGTTCAACTCAACAATCCTTAGACACTGATTTGCTAGACTTCTTGCTCCACAG TCAGAGCTTGCTAACTATATGTTTGGAAGACTACTGGGCTGCTTATGATAAATCAAG cAGTGAGTTGTTAAAGATTACAGAAACTGGTGCTCGTCGCACAACATCATTTGTAGGATCTATTGTTGCAACCAAGTTATCTGTAACAATGGAAGCACAACAAGAGCCAAGTACCTTGACAACATCAGAAGACTATCAAAATTATAAGCCTCAACACAGGCTTAAACTGAGAAAG GATCCCTCCTCACCGGTGACGGAAACCATAAACTCTGTGGAGGAGGGCAGTGCCACAAAATCAAGACATCTTCATCGAAATTTAGTTAAGAAGTATAGCAACAAGTTGGTATCGACAAGCTCT GATGTATGGATGGGGACTCAGTTGCTTTTCATAGACATCATGACTGCCGTGGAGCTACTCCTGAAACAATTGCGTGGCGACAAGGTTACAAGGAGGGAAAGAAGCAAGCTAAAAAGAACGCTGAATGACATAACTTCACTCATTCCAGTTACAATTCTAATGCTACTTCCT GTATCTGCTGTAGGTCATGCTGCCATGCTAGCAGCAATCAAGAAGTACATACCAGGCTTG ATCCCTTCTCCATACTCTTCTGAGCGGCTGGATGTTGTGAAACAACTAGAGAGAATCAAGAAGATGGAGGTTAGGACGCGGAGAAACCTTGAAGATCTATCCTCTAGAATAACATAA
- the LOC117621000 gene encoding uncharacterized protein LOC117621000 isoform X3: MALHLSPLKPHLLYHSSIRSENRQKTLPNVHHPSRCSTKEQGNYGFSKKNHLVGLLVRCYNSSRWYSSWTSSSTACTAYSGQTSCDNGSPVAKTHYHEIEFNRVNCLEWVLHESARSFSLAVKSLELPGSGQELAMAWSGKDVHEWHKRISYQVAVYALLKTAIEVEILLSSERHYSDSSPVSDILTPKIDVVGEYIESQLNTRHSELVEWFRVVELPRIAGFFIPLLRKWSMEYAGSGVAGMVVAIGCCAAVTKLGYGRVKCPFFAFSIEDVMVELMDLSHSLVSVERLHNLATEAGFEMDFLSHFGRKVLLSNKSEEVEFWIGLAHEKLSTAFHKESVIPGKENFHDKVEADTLATLGLFAYLGRRTRLFLSRMGIKDLDELVQDFLSYLECGSLFIRPEFSSIAVYQHFMEVVTDEIGWLDFYAACPPKRSQERRKSKLHAIQAEKEIALSAVFTVCYDVFSGFAHFSRSTQQSLDTDLLDFLLHSQSLLTICLEDYWAAYDKSSSELLKITETGARRTTSFVGSIVATKLSVTMEAQQEPSTLTTSEDYQNYKPQHRLKLRKDPSSPVTETINSVEEGSATKSRHLHRNLVKKYSNKLVSTSSDVWMGTQLLFIDIMTAVELLLKQLRGDKVTRRERSKLKRTLNDITSLIPVTILMLLPVSAVGHAAMLAAIKKYIPGLIPSPYSSERLDVVKQLERIKKMEVRTRRNLEDLSSRIT; encoded by the exons ATGGCTCTCCATTTGTCTCCGCTAAAACCTCACCTCCTTTACCATTC ATCCATAAGATCAGAAAACAGACAAAAGACACTACCTAATGTGCATCATCCTTCAAGGTGCAGTACAAAGGAACAAGGAAACTATGGCTTTTCAAAGAAGAATCACTTAGTTGGCTTATTGGTTAGATGCTACAATTCATCAAGGTGGTATTCATCTTGGACGTCATCATCGACAGCTTGTACAGCTTATTCTGGTCAAACAAGCTGTGACAATGGTTCCCCAGTGGCTAAAACTCATTATCATGAAATCGAATTTAATCGGGTCAATTGCCTTGAATGGGTATTGCATGAATCTGCAAGGAGCTTCTCCCTTGCGGTTAAGTCACTTGAATTGCCAGGAAGTGGTCAAGAGCTTGCAATGGCATGGTCTGGGAAGGATGTACATGAATGGCATAAACGGATTTCTTATCAG GTCGCAGTTTATGCTTTGTTAAAAACAGCAATTGAAGTAGAAATTTTGCTTTCCAGTGAACGTCATTACAGTGACTCTTCGCCAGTTAGTgatat CTTGACCCCAAAGATTGATGTGGTTGGTGAATACATCGAGAGTCAATTAAACACAAGGCACTCAGAATTAGTAGAATGGTTTAGAGTGGTGGAACTACCACGTATTGCAGGATTCTTCATTCCCTTGTTGAGGAAGTGGTCTATGGAATATGCAGGAAG TGGTGTTGCAGGGATGGTTGTGGCTATAGGCTGCTGTGCAGCAGTGACTAAATTGGGATATGGCCGGGTTAAGTGCCCTTTTTTTGCGTTTTCAATTGAGGATGTAATGGTAGAGCTCATGGATCTCTCACACAGCCTTGTTTCAGTGGAAAGATTACATAACTTAGCTACTGAGGCAGGATTTGAAATGGATTTCTTGTCCCATTTTGGTAGAAAAGTTCTGCTGAGCAACAAAAGTGAAGAGGTAGAATTTTGGATTGGGTTGGCTCATGAAAAACTCTCAACAGCATTCCATAAAGAAAGTGTGATCCCAGGCAAGGAGAATTTTCATGACAAG GTTGAAGCAGATACTTTGGCTACTTTAGGACTTTTTGCATATCTTGGGAGAAGGACTAGATTATTCTTGTCAAGAATGGGCATAAAGGATCTTGATGAGCTGGTTCAGGACTTCCTTAG CTACTTGGAGTGTGGTAGCCTTTTCATACGCCCAGAGTTTTCTTCCATAGCAGTGTATCAACACTTCATGGAG GTGGTGACTGATGAAATTGGATGGCTTGATTTTTACGCTGCATGCCCTCCGAAAAGAAGTCAAGAGAGACGAAAAAGCAAACTGCATGCCATCCAGGCAGAGAAAGAGATTGCTCTATCTGCTGTGTTTACTGTATGCTATGATGTTTTCTCCGGATTTGCACACTTCAGTCGTTCAACTCAACAATCCTTAGACACTGATTTGCTAGACTTCTTGCTCCACAG TCAGAGCTTGCTAACTATATGTTTGGAAGACTACTGGGCTGCTTATGATAAATCAAG cAGTGAGTTGTTAAAGATTACAGAAACTGGTGCTCGTCGCACAACATCATTTGTAGGATCTATTGTTGCAACCAAGTTATCTGTAACAATGGAAGCACAACAAGAGCCAAGTACCTTGACAACATCAGAAGACTATCAAAATTATAAGCCTCAACACAGGCTTAAACTGAGAAAG GATCCCTCCTCACCGGTGACGGAAACCATAAACTCTGTGGAGGAGGGCAGTGCCACAAAATCAAGACATCTTCATCGAAATTTAGTTAAGAAGTATAGCAACAAGTTGGTATCGACAAGCTCT GATGTATGGATGGGGACTCAGTTGCTTTTCATAGACATCATGACTGCCGTGGAGCTACTCCTGAAACAATTGCGTGGCGACAAGGTTACAAGGAGGGAAAGAAGCAAGCTAAAAAGAACGCTGAATGACATAACTTCACTCATTCCAGTTACAATTCTAATGCTACTTCCT GTATCTGCTGTAGGTCATGCTGCCATGCTAGCAGCAATCAAGAAGTACATACCAGGCTTG ATCCCTTCTCCATACTCTTCTGAGCGGCTGGATGTTGTGAAACAACTAGAGAGAATCAAGAAGATGGAGGTTAGGACGCGGAGAAACCTTGAAGATCTATCCTCTAGAATAACATAA
- the LOC117621000 gene encoding uncharacterized protein LOC117621000 isoform X2, which yields MALHLSPLKPHLLYHSRSIRSENRQKTLPNVHHPSRCSTKEQGNYGFSKKNHLVGLLVRCYNSSRWYSSWTSSSTACTAYSGQTSCDNGSPVAKTHYHEIEFNRVNCLEWVLHESARSFSLAVKSLELPGSGQELAMAWSGKDVHEWHKRISYQVAVYALLKTAIEVEILLSSERHYSDSSPVSDILTPKIDVVGEYIESQLNTRHSELVEWFRVVELPRIAGFFIPLLRKWSMEYAGSGVAGMVVAIGCCAAVTKLGYGRVKCPFFAFSIEDVMVELMDLSHSLVSVERLHNLATEAGFEMDFLSHFGRKVLLSNKSEEVEFWIGLAHEKLSTAFHKESVIPGKENFHDKVEADTLATLGLFAYLGRRTRLFLSRMGIKDLDELVQDFLSYLECGSLFIRPEFSSIAVYQHFMEVVTDEIGWLDFYAACPPKRSQERRKSKLHAIQAEKEIALSAVFTVCYDVFSGFAHFSRSTQQSLDTDLLDFLLHSQSLLTICLEDYWAAYDKSSELLKITETGARRTTSFVGSIVATKLSVTMEAQQEPSTLTTSEDYQNYKPQHRLKLRKDPSSPVTETINSVEEGSATKSRHLHRNLVKKYSNKLVSTSSDVWMGTQLLFIDIMTAVELLLKQLRGDKVTRRERSKLKRTLNDITSLIPVTILMLLPVSAVGHAAMLAAIKKYIPGLIPSPYSSERLDVVKQLERIKKMEVRTRRNLEDLSSRIT from the exons ATGGCTCTCCATTTGTCTCCGCTAAAACCTCACCTCCTTTACCATTC AAGATCCATAAGATCAGAAAACAGACAAAAGACACTACCTAATGTGCATCATCCTTCAAGGTGCAGTACAAAGGAACAAGGAAACTATGGCTTTTCAAAGAAGAATCACTTAGTTGGCTTATTGGTTAGATGCTACAATTCATCAAGGTGGTATTCATCTTGGACGTCATCATCGACAGCTTGTACAGCTTATTCTGGTCAAACAAGCTGTGACAATGGTTCCCCAGTGGCTAAAACTCATTATCATGAAATCGAATTTAATCGGGTCAATTGCCTTGAATGGGTATTGCATGAATCTGCAAGGAGCTTCTCCCTTGCGGTTAAGTCACTTGAATTGCCAGGAAGTGGTCAAGAGCTTGCAATGGCATGGTCTGGGAAGGATGTACATGAATGGCATAAACGGATTTCTTATCAG GTCGCAGTTTATGCTTTGTTAAAAACAGCAATTGAAGTAGAAATTTTGCTTTCCAGTGAACGTCATTACAGTGACTCTTCGCCAGTTAGTgatat CTTGACCCCAAAGATTGATGTGGTTGGTGAATACATCGAGAGTCAATTAAACACAAGGCACTCAGAATTAGTAGAATGGTTTAGAGTGGTGGAACTACCACGTATTGCAGGATTCTTCATTCCCTTGTTGAGGAAGTGGTCTATGGAATATGCAGGAAG TGGTGTTGCAGGGATGGTTGTGGCTATAGGCTGCTGTGCAGCAGTGACTAAATTGGGATATGGCCGGGTTAAGTGCCCTTTTTTTGCGTTTTCAATTGAGGATGTAATGGTAGAGCTCATGGATCTCTCACACAGCCTTGTTTCAGTGGAAAGATTACATAACTTAGCTACTGAGGCAGGATTTGAAATGGATTTCTTGTCCCATTTTGGTAGAAAAGTTCTGCTGAGCAACAAAAGTGAAGAGGTAGAATTTTGGATTGGGTTGGCTCATGAAAAACTCTCAACAGCATTCCATAAAGAAAGTGTGATCCCAGGCAAGGAGAATTTTCATGACAAG GTTGAAGCAGATACTTTGGCTACTTTAGGACTTTTTGCATATCTTGGGAGAAGGACTAGATTATTCTTGTCAAGAATGGGCATAAAGGATCTTGATGAGCTGGTTCAGGACTTCCTTAG CTACTTGGAGTGTGGTAGCCTTTTCATACGCCCAGAGTTTTCTTCCATAGCAGTGTATCAACACTTCATGGAG GTGGTGACTGATGAAATTGGATGGCTTGATTTTTACGCTGCATGCCCTCCGAAAAGAAGTCAAGAGAGACGAAAAAGCAAACTGCATGCCATCCAGGCAGAGAAAGAGATTGCTCTATCTGCTGTGTTTACTGTATGCTATGATGTTTTCTCCGGATTTGCACACTTCAGTCGTTCAACTCAACAATCCTTAGACACTGATTTGCTAGACTTCTTGCTCCACAG TCAGAGCTTGCTAACTATATGTTTGGAAGACTACTGGGCTGCTTATGATAAATCAAG TGAGTTGTTAAAGATTACAGAAACTGGTGCTCGTCGCACAACATCATTTGTAGGATCTATTGTTGCAACCAAGTTATCTGTAACAATGGAAGCACAACAAGAGCCAAGTACCTTGACAACATCAGAAGACTATCAAAATTATAAGCCTCAACACAGGCTTAAACTGAGAAAG GATCCCTCCTCACCGGTGACGGAAACCATAAACTCTGTGGAGGAGGGCAGTGCCACAAAATCAAGACATCTTCATCGAAATTTAGTTAAGAAGTATAGCAACAAGTTGGTATCGACAAGCTCT GATGTATGGATGGGGACTCAGTTGCTTTTCATAGACATCATGACTGCCGTGGAGCTACTCCTGAAACAATTGCGTGGCGACAAGGTTACAAGGAGGGAAAGAAGCAAGCTAAAAAGAACGCTGAATGACATAACTTCACTCATTCCAGTTACAATTCTAATGCTACTTCCT GTATCTGCTGTAGGTCATGCTGCCATGCTAGCAGCAATCAAGAAGTACATACCAGGCTTG ATCCCTTCTCCATACTCTTCTGAGCGGCTGGATGTTGTGAAACAACTAGAGAGAATCAAGAAGATGGAGGTTAGGACGCGGAGAAACCTTGAAGATCTATCCTCTAGAATAACATAA
- the LOC117621001 gene encoding protein MODIFIED TRANSPORT TO THE VACUOLE 1, whose translation MDSSRRAVESYWRSRMIDAATSDEDKVAPVYKLEEICQLLRSSHVSIVKEVSEFVFKRLENKSPIVKQKALRLIKYSVGKSGVEFRREMQRNSVAVRQLFHYKGQPDPLKGDALNKAVRDTAQEAIAAIFSEESNAAPADDLNRRIQGFGNTNFEMSSEEKKSFLSEVVGIGSASIKQGLSSFTQNHSFKNNENGNYKSPNLHRSLTIEGEPTDRYEPAQYRNETQSSFGSSKNVASGPWNEDRLTKTEVTNGDSSSNYRESKTREERLLETIVTPGGVRLQPTRDAIQIFLIEAKKLDAIALSHALDTKLQSPLWQVRMKAICVLESILRRKDDEHFSIVESYFIDNKDLVVRCSDSPQASLREKANKVLSLLGGEQIGSVASNSEQPVKAQAASSVQMPDLIDTGDVDDYHGTDATTGNLSDQVITNLTAPPPPLIDDLFGEGPGNVISTSELKNEDDPFADVSFHTNDSTEQADDLFSGLTVDNKRDAHETALAEKKSAAEMFDIFGPNSELPQVQDHKNDFNNLMAGLSIDKNVSKMEQKGTSSGQLSETLLSDSSSHPSHQASSDSWNGILNSQTARTNDNAVLPPGTTPYNVTPGIMFNPAFTSQPINYGAMGSLLAQQQLLATMSSFQHLGNLNAQNMNFSQVAGTNGGYASALPDIFQANHPNPAPTSIPNSAKKEDTKAFDFISDHIAAARDPKRVV comes from the exons ATGGATTCGAGTCGAAGAGCTGTGGAGTCGTACTGGAGGTCTCGAATGATCGATGCGGCCACTTCGGACGAAGACAAGGTCGCGCCGGTTTACAAATTGGAAGAGATTTGTCAGCTTTTGAGATCCTCACATGTCAGTATTGTCAAGGAGGTTTCTGAGTTTGTGTTCAAGCGTCTGGAGAATAAAAGTCCAATTGTTAAACAGAAG GCTCTGagattaataaaatattctgtGGGAAAGTCTGGTGTGGAGTTCAGGAGGGAAATGCAACGAAATTCAGTGGCAGTGCGCCAGTTATTTCACTATAAGGGACAGCCGGATCCTTTGAAAGGAGATGCCCTTAATAAGGCTGTGCGGGACACTGCTCAAGAGGCTATTGCTGCTATATTTTCAGAGGAAAGTAATGCAGCACCAGCGGATGATCTTAACAGACGAATACAAGGTTTTGGGAATACAAACTTTGAAATGTCatcagaagaaaagaaatcttTTCTTAGTGAGGTAGTTGGTATTGGAAGTGCATCTATCAAGCAGGGACTTAGTAGTTTCACCCAAAATCActcatttaaaaataatgaaaatggaaactACAAGAGTCCAAATCTTCATAGATCGTTGACCATTGAAGGTGAGCCGACAGATCGATATGAACCTGCTCAATATCGCAATGAGACTCAAAGTAGTTTTGGGTCTTCAAAGAATGTGGCTAGTGGACCCTGGAATGAGGATAGGTTAACCAAGACTGAAGTAACCAATGGAGATTCTAGCTCAAATTACAGAGAAAGTAAGACCCGGGAGGAGAGGTTGTTGGAGACCATTGTGACTCCAGGTGGTGTACGTTTACAACCCACTCGGGATGCCATTCAGATTTTCCTTATTGAGGCGAAAAAGTTGGATGCCATAGCTTTAAGTCATGCCCTCGATACAAAGCTCCAATCTCCATTGTGGCAG GTACGCATGAAAGCGATTTGTGTTCTTGAGTCAATTTTGAGGAGAAAGGATGATGAGCATTTTTCAATTGTAGAATCATATTTTATTGACAACAAAGATCTTGTAGTCAGATGCTCCGACTCTCCTCAGGCTTCTTTGAGGGAAAAGGCTAACAAG GTTTTAAGCCTCTTGGGTGGAGAACAAATAGGCAGTGTGGCCAGTAATTCAGAACAGCCTGTGAAGGCTCAGGCTGCTAGTTCTGTTCAGATGCCTGACCTGATAGACACTGGTGATGTAGATGATTACCACGGGACAGATGCCACAACTGGCAACCTAAGTGATCAAGTCATCACAAACTTAACAGCACCACCACCCCCGCTAATTGATGATTTATTTGGAGAGGGCCCAGGGAATGTCATAAGCACCAGTGAACTGAAAAATGAGGATGACCCTTTTGCAGATGTTTCATTTCACACTAATGACAGTACAGAACAAGCAGATGATCTCTTCTCTGGGCTTACTGTTGATAATAAACGAGATGCTCATGAGACCGCCTtggcagaaaagaaaagtgcaGCTGAAATGTTTGACATTTTCGGGCCCAATTCTGAACTTCCGCAGGTGCAAGATcataaaaatgattttaacAATTTAATGGCTGGTTTATCCATTGATAAGAATGTCTCTAAGATGGAGCAGAAAGGAACCTCTTCTGGACAACTATCTGAAACTCTTTTATCAGATTCAAGTAGTCATCCCAGCCATCAGGCCTCCAGCGATTCTTGGAATGGCATTCTTAATTCTCAAACAGCACGGACGAATGATAATGCAGTGTTGCCTCCAGGTACTACGCCTTACAATGTAACTCCTGGAATTATGTTCAATCCAGCCTTTACTTCTCAGCCAATAAATTATGGTGCCATGGGAAGTCTCCTTGCTCAGCAGCAACTCTTAGCGACAATGTCTAGCTTTCAACACCTTGGGAACCTCAATGCTCAAAATATGAATTTCAGTCAAGTTGCTGGAACAAATGGAGGATATGCTTCAGCACTACCTGATATATTTCAAGCAAATCATCCAAATCCAGCTCCTACTTCAATTCCGAACAGTGCGAAGAAAGAGGATACCAAAGCGTTTGATTTTATTTCA GATCATATTGCTGCAGCTCGTGATCCAAAGAGGGTAGTTTAA